In Chroicocephalus ridibundus chromosome 4, bChrRid1.1, whole genome shotgun sequence, one genomic interval encodes:
- the SLC38A8 gene encoding solute carrier family 38 member 8 isoform X2 — MERAAGEGRPLLPAAGRGGSAGLSSAGAVFIMLKSALGAGLLSFPWAFSRAGGAAPALLVEMGSLVFLVSGLAVLGYAAALSAQPTYQGVVRAVCGAAVGKLCEVCFLLNLFMISVALLRVVGDQLEKLCDSLYPNGTLSGAPPLPPWYADQRFTLSALCILVIFPLSVPREIGFQKYSSILGTLAACYLTLVIVLKYHLQAESLGSPEPPQPSRASSWASVFSVIPTICFGFQCHEACVAIYSSMRNQSFSHWVAVSVLSMLICLLIYSLTGLYGYMTFGEAVASDVLMSYPGNDPVVIVARLLFGISVVTIYPIVVLLGRSVVRDMWVTPKCGAVAVPEAHEQRSRVALTVAWMATTLVIALFVPDIGKVIELIGGISAFFIFIFPGLCLVCMTGTRNIGPRKKAALIAWGVLSVLGGAFVCGQSAALAVLGLLR, encoded by the exons AtggagcgggcggcgggcgagGGCCGGCCcctgctgccggcggcggggcgggggggcagcgccgggctcTCCTCCGCCGGCGCCGTCTTCATCATGCTGAAGTCGGCGCTGGGCGCGGGGCTGCTGAGCTTCCCCTGGGCTTTCAGcagggccggcggggccgcccccgccctccTGGTGGAGatg GGCTCGCTGGTCTTCCTGGTGAGCGGGCTGGCGGTGCTGGGCTACGCGGCGGCCCTCAGCGCCCAGCCCACCTACCAGGGGGTCGTCCGGGCGGTGTGCGGGGCGGCGGTGGGGAAGCTCTGCGAGGTCtgcttcctcctcaacctcttcATGATCTCCGTGGCCCTCCTCAGGGTGGTGGGCGACCAGCTGGAGAAAC TGTGTGACTCCCTGTACCCCAACGGGACGCTGAGCGGggcccccccgctgcccccctggTACGCGGACCAGCGCTTCACCCTCTCGGCTCTCTGCATCCtcgtcatcttccccctctcCGTCCCCAGGGAGATTGGCTTCCAGAAATACTCGAG CATCCTGGGCACGCTGGCCGCCTGCTACCTCACCCTGGTCATCGTCCTCAAGTACCACCTGCAGGCAGAGAGCCTGGGCTCAcctgagcccccccagccctccag GGCTTCTTCCTGGGCCTCCGTCTTCAGCGTCATCCCCACTATCTGCTTCGGCTTCCAG TGCCACGAGGCCTGCGTGGCCATCTACAGCAGCATGCGCAACCAGAGCTTCTCCCACTGGGTCGCTGTCTCCGTGCTCTCCATGCTCATCTGCCTGCTCATTTACTCCCTCACCG GGCTCTATGGCTACATGACCTTCGGTGAGGCCGTGGCGTCCGATGTCCTGATGTCCTACCCAGGGAACGACCCGGTTGTCATCGTCGCTCGCCTGCTCTTCGGCATCTCCGTCGTCACCATCTACCCCATcgtggtgctgctgggcag GTCGGTGGTGCGGGACATGTGGGTGACCCCCAAGTGCGGGGCCGTGGCGGTGCCCGAGGCGCACGAGCAGCGGAGCCGGGTGGCACTGACAGTGGCCTGGATGGCCACCACGCTCGTCATCGCCCTCTTCGTCCCTGACATCGGCAAAGTCATCGAGCTCATCGGGGGCATCAGCgccttcttcatcttcatcttcccAG ggctgtgcctggtgTGCATGACCGGGACACGAAACATCGGGCCACGCAAAAA ggctgctctcatcgCCTGGGGCGTCCTCTCTGTCCTCGGCGGCGCCTTCGTCTGCGGGCAGAGCGCTGCCCTGgccgtgctggggctgctgcgctGA
- the SLC38A8 gene encoding solute carrier family 38 member 8 isoform X1, whose amino-acid sequence MLKSALGAGLLSFPWAFSRAGGAAPALLVEMGSLVFLVSGLAVLGYAAALSAQPTYQGVVRAVCGAAVGKLCEVCFLLNLFMISVALLRVVGDQLEKLCDSLYPNGTLSGAPPLPPWYADQRFTLSALCILVIFPLSVPREIGFQKYSSILGTLAACYLTLVIVLKYHLQAESLGSPEPPQPSRASSWASVFSVIPTICFGFQCHEACVAIYSSMRNQSFSHWVAVSVLSMLICLLIYSLTGNPSAAALPPPCPRGPLSPGLIHPPRAPLSFSPAWLPTIAAPSAGLYGYMTFGEAVASDVLMSYPGNDPVVIVARLLFGISVVTIYPIVVLLGRSVVRDMWVTPKCGAVAVPEAHEQRSRVALTVAWMATTLVIALFVPDIGKVIELIGGISAFFIFIFPGLCLVCMTGTRNIGPRKKAALIAWGVLSVLGGAFVCGQSAALAVLGLLR is encoded by the exons ATGCTGAAGTCGGCGCTGGGCGCGGGGCTGCTGAGCTTCCCCTGGGCTTTCAGcagggccggcggggccgcccccgccctccTGGTGGAGatg GGCTCGCTGGTCTTCCTGGTGAGCGGGCTGGCGGTGCTGGGCTACGCGGCGGCCCTCAGCGCCCAGCCCACCTACCAGGGGGTCGTCCGGGCGGTGTGCGGGGCGGCGGTGGGGAAGCTCTGCGAGGTCtgcttcctcctcaacctcttcATGATCTCCGTGGCCCTCCTCAGGGTGGTGGGCGACCAGCTGGAGAAAC TGTGTGACTCCCTGTACCCCAACGGGACGCTGAGCGGggcccccccgctgcccccctggTACGCGGACCAGCGCTTCACCCTCTCGGCTCTCTGCATCCtcgtcatcttccccctctcCGTCCCCAGGGAGATTGGCTTCCAGAAATACTCGAG CATCCTGGGCACGCTGGCCGCCTGCTACCTCACCCTGGTCATCGTCCTCAAGTACCACCTGCAGGCAGAGAGCCTGGGCTCAcctgagcccccccagccctccag GGCTTCTTCCTGGGCCTCCGTCTTCAGCGTCATCCCCACTATCTGCTTCGGCTTCCAG TGCCACGAGGCCTGCGTGGCCATCTACAGCAGCATGCGCAACCAGAGCTTCTCCCACTGGGTCGCTGTCTCCGTGCTCTCCATGCTCATCTGCCTGCTCATTTACTCCCTCACCGGTAACCCCAGCGCCGCAGCCCTTCCCCCTCCTTGCCCCAGgggtcccttgtccccagggctCATCCATCCTCCTCGGGCTCCTCTGTCGTTCTCTCCGGCATGGTTGCCCACCATCGCCGCCCCGTCGGCAGGGCTCTATGGCTACATGACCTTCGGTGAGGCCGTGGCGTCCGATGTCCTGATGTCCTACCCAGGGAACGACCCGGTTGTCATCGTCGCTCGCCTGCTCTTCGGCATCTCCGTCGTCACCATCTACCCCATcgtggtgctgctgggcag GTCGGTGGTGCGGGACATGTGGGTGACCCCCAAGTGCGGGGCCGTGGCGGTGCCCGAGGCGCACGAGCAGCGGAGCCGGGTGGCACTGACAGTGGCCTGGATGGCCACCACGCTCGTCATCGCCCTCTTCGTCCCTGACATCGGCAAAGTCATCGAGCTCATCGGGGGCATCAGCgccttcttcatcttcatcttcccAG ggctgtgcctggtgTGCATGACCGGGACACGAAACATCGGGCCACGCAAAAA ggctgctctcatcgCCTGGGGCGTCCTCTCTGTCCTCGGCGGCGCCTTCGTCTGCGGGCAGAGCGCTGCCCTGgccgtgctggggctgctgcgctGA